The DNA region GATACCTTCAACATGTCGCTCGGCACCGGCCTCAACAAGCTCGCCGGCAAGGCCTTCCGCATCGCCCACCTGGGCGACACCAACGAGCTGACCGTGCTCGGCGCCCTGACCGGCATCGAGATGGGCCTCGAGCTCGCGGGCGTGCCGCACAAGAAGGGCGGCGTCCAGGCCGCAATGGCCTACCTGACGGACAGCGTCCGTCCGGCGACCGCAAAAGCGGCCTGACAGAGAAATAAAGAATAAGATTTGATCGAGGGGGCACCGCCCCCTCGATTTATTTGATCACGCCTTGCTCGCGAGCGCTTCCATCGCCGTGCGCACGGCGGGCGAGAAGGTGCCGTTGATCGGCCCCGTGTAGGTGCCCTCGTCGCGCAGCACCTGCTGCATCCACTTGCGGTCGGCGGCCGAGAGCACGTCGGGGTTCCGCATTAGCTCAGCCACGAGATACTTGTCGCCGAGCTTGAGCGAGCGCACGACCCAATAGGCTGCCTCCGCATCGCTGCGGTCGACGCCCTTTCCGATCCGGTAGAGAATGCCGAGATTGAACGTTGCCACCGCGTTGCCCTGCTCGGCCGAACGGCGCACCTGATCCGCCGCGCGCTGATTGAGCCGGAACGCTTCTGTCTCGTCCTTCGCGATGCCCCGGCCCTGCTCGTACTTGTCGGCGAGCCACGACGTCGCCTCGCTGAGGCCTTTGTTGGAAGCCTGCCGCAAGAGCTTCACGGCCTCCTGGTCATCCTTCTTCACGCCGCGGCCGGTCTCGTACATGAGCGCCAGCCTGTGCATCGCCGAGACCTGGCCTTTACCGACCGCTGCGCGATACCACCGCGCCGCCTCGCCGTAGTCACGCTTCACACCGCGTCCCGTCTCGTAAAGCGAGCCGAGATTCGTCATGGCCGCATCCTGGCCGCCATCTGCACCCTTGCGGAACCACTGCGCGGCCAGCGCCTCGTCCTTGCGCATGCCGATGCCGTCCTTGGCAAACAGCGCGTACCGCGTCATGGACGCCAGATGCCCGGCCTCCGCCGCCTTGAGGTAATGGCTGGCCGCCTCGCTGTAGTTCCTCGGCCCGAGCACGACACCGAGCGACAGCAAGCGGCCAAGGCTCGCAGCCGCGCCGACGGTGCCGGCATCGGCCCGCTCGACGAGCAGCTTCTTGAGATCCGCCGCGCCCTTGCCGGCGCGACGCACCTCGACAGTCACCTGCTGGCCCGAGGCGGTAGCCTTGAGCGCGCGCAGGAGATCGTCAGGCCCCGCGACCACGCGCCCATCGATCGTGCCGATGATATCGCCGACCAACAGCCCCGCGGCTCCGCTCGCCGTCGAGGCCGCGCTCGTCACCAGCGCCCCGCGCCCGTTGCCAAGCTCAAGCGCTTCCGCCAGATCGCCGTCGACGGCGAGGGTCTGGACGCCGAGATCGCCATGCGGCTGACCGTCCGCCTCTGTCCGCCCGAGCGTGATCTTGAGCGGCAACGTCGCCACCCCGCGCAGCGACGCAGCAGTCGCTCCCTTCGGACCGTTCGGCTTCTGGAACGACGACGTCTCCGTCGGCGTCGCAGGCACTTCCGGCGCCAGGAAGCCGGTCAAGGGCGTCCAGCGTGGACCCTCCGCAAACGCAGGCACGGCGAGCGCACTCCCGGCCACGAGCAGCACATGTGAGACGAAAAACGGGCGCAACCGCATAACACCCCTTCGATGGATGCGATAAAACGATCAACGCTGAACTACGAGTAAACGCTTACTTCGACGGCTCGACAAAGAGCTCGCTCGAGAAATACCGCTCTGCCGAGGACGGCGCGAACGTCACCACCGTCTTGCCGGCAAGATCGTCGCGCGCCGCAACCTCGAGCGCGACCGCCACGTTGGCGCCCGTCGAGATGCCGCCGGGAATGCCTTCCTGCTTGGCAAGCAAACGCGCCGTTTCAAAGGCTTTGTCGTTGGAGACGCGCACCACCTCGTCGATGAACTTGGTGTCGAGCACCTTCGGCACGAAGCCCGCGCCGATACCCTGAATCTTGTGCGGCCCCCGCGCGCCGCCGGAGAGCACGGGGCTCCCCTCGGGCTCGACCGCGATGATCTTGAGCGAAGGCTTCAGCGTCTTGAGCGCGCGCCCGCATCCGGTGAGCGTGCCGCCCGTGCCGACACCGATCACCAACACGTCGACGTTGCCCTGCGTGTCGTTCCAGATCTCCTGCGCCGTCGTCTTCTCGTGCACGAGCGGATTGGCGGGATTCTCGAACTGGCTCGGCTGAATGGAGCCGGGCGTCTCGGCGAGCAGCTGATTGGCTTTGTCGATGGCGCCCGGCATGCCGCCCGCGGCAGGCGTCAGCACCAGCTCGGCGCCGAGGTGCGCGAGAATCTTGCGCCGCTCGATCGACATCGATTCGGGCATCACCAGCAGCAGCTTGTAGCCGCGCGCGGCGGCAACGAACGCGAGCCCGATTCCGGTGTTGCCCGACGTCGGCTCGACCAGGACCGTCTTGCCCGGCGCGATCTTCCCTTCCGCCTCGAGCACGTCGATCATGGCGACGCCGATGCGGTCCTTGACCGACGACAGCGGGTTGAAGAATTCGAGTTTTACAAGCACGTCGGCCTTGGCGCCGGCATCTTTGGCGAGCCTTTGGAGGCGCACGAGCGGCGTGTGCCCGATCGTCTCGGTGATGTCGTCGTAGACCCGACCGCGGCCCCAGCTCTTGGTGGCGTTCAGGGTCTTGATCTCGAGTACCTCACTCATCGTGCTGCTCCGCCCTAGATTGTCATCAGATTATTGAACTGCTTCTCGCATATTTTCACGCCTGCCCAAAGGGTCAGGCGCGTTTTTTCGTAACCGAGTCTTCGCGGCACCTGAGACAACATCGCGCATCAAGCTCTTGATACGGGCTACTTTTTCCGCGTTTTCTGCGGTTTCGCGAGCTTTCGCGGGGCTTTTGCCGGGCCGACCTTCGTAGAGCCGAAGCCGCCGCTGCCGCGTGTCGTCTCGCCGATAAGGCGAGCGCGCACCAGCCTCGCCTGGGTCACTGGTGCGATCACGAGCTGCGCGATTCGCTCGCCGCGACTGACGGCGAACGACGCCTCCCCGAGATTGACCAGAATGATCTTCACTTCGCCGCGATAGTCCGAATCGATCGTGCCCGGACTATTCAAGACAGTGACCCCATGCTTGAGCGCCAGCCCCGAGCGCGGCCGCACCTGCCCTTCGTAGCCGGCCGGCAACTCAAGCGAGAGACCAGTGGGAATGAGCGCCCGCGCACCGGGCGCGATCACGACCGTCTCCTTGGCGCCAACCGCCGCCACGAGATCGAGCCCCGCCGCTCCGTCGGATTGATACGCCGGCAGCGGTAGCCGCTTGCCGTGCTCCAGTACCGCAACGCGTATCACGACCGCCTCTGCGGCCGCGCGCCTGTCAGCCCCCTCGTCCCTCGCCATGCCCGTCACACTGATTCCCGGTTCTCAGCCAGATACGCCGCCGCGCGCTTGAGAAGCGCATCCGCCACTTCTGCCTTGGTTAGCTCCGGCCAGTCCTCGACGCCGCTCGCCGTAACGAGGTGCACGCGATTGCTCTCGCCGCCGAAAACGCCGTTCTCCTCCGATACGTCGTTGGCGACGATCCAGTCGACGCCCTTCGACTTGAGCTTGGCCTGCGCATTCTCGACCACCGTTTGCGTTTCCGCCGCGAACCCGATGACAAGCATCGGGCGGCGCGATCCGCGCTTGGCAATGGTTGCGAGAATGTCGGGGTTTTCGACCAGCGCCAGCGCCGGAGGCGCCGCATCGGCCGCCTTCTTGATTTTTCCGCCTTGCGGCGTCTTCACGCGCCAATCGGCTACCGCGGCGGCAAATACCGCGATGTCCGCCGGCAAGGCCGCATCTACCGCTTCCAGCATCTCGACAGCCGTCTCGACGTGCCGTACCTCGACGCCTTCGGGATCCGCAAGCTGCACCGGACCCGAGATCAGCGTCACGCGCGCCCCGAGCCGCCGCGCGGCCTCCGCGATGGCATGACCCTGCTTGCCCGACGAGCGATTGGCGATGTAGCGCACGGGATCGATCGGCTCATGCGTCGGACCGCTGGTGACAAGCACATGGCGCCCTGCCAATAGCGGCCGAGTGGAACGCGTGCCCGTCACGTTCAGGAACCCGAACTCGCCGCCGCTATCCCTTGCCAATAGCTCCTCGATGCGCGCCACGAGCTCGCGAACTTCCGCCATACGCCCGACGCCCGCCTCGCCCTTCTCCGCCATCTCGCCGGCATTGGGGCCGATGAACTGCACACCGTCCGCCTCGAGCTGCCGCACGTTGCGCTGCGTCGCCGGGTGACTCCACATTGCGGGGTTCATCGCTGGCGCCGCGAGCACCGGCGCGCGCGTTGCGAGCAGCACCGCCGTCGCCAGATCATCGGCGTGTCCCTGCGCCATGCGCGCCATCAGATCCGCCGTCGCCGGCGCGACGACCACGAGATCCGCCTCACGCGCCATGCGGATATGGCCGATCTCCCGCTCGCCCTCGAGGTCGAACAGATCCGTCGCCACGCGTTCGTTGCTGATCGCACCCACCGCGAGCGGCGTGATGAACTGTTGCGCCCCCTGCGTCATGACACAACGCACGGCGATCCTGCGCTCGTTGAGACGGCGGATGAGATCGAGGCATTTGTAGGCGGCAATACCACCGCCGATAATGAGCAAAACGCGCTTCATGGGATCCCGGGCCCGGCCCGCTTCATTTAAGGTTCGACAGAGCTGCGGCCACAGAGCCCGCAGACGGAGACACGCCGCATTTGCGGCCGGTCCATAACATAGATTTCCGTGGTAACATAAACTGGCCTTCTGCCGATCGGGAGGCGAAATCCGATGGTTACCGATGTCGCTACGAGCTCTGGAAGGTCATTGCCGGCGCGCCCTCCTCGCCATTGCGGCCCTCGTCGTGGCCTGCACGGCCTCGTCGGGCGCCTCGTCCAACACCATCGCCGAGTGCTTCAGCGAGAATAACGAGCGGCGCATCGCCGGCTGTTCCGACCTGATCGAGAACCCCTATCTCGACGCCGGCACCAAGAGCCTGGCCTATGCCATGCGAGCGCTGGCCCTGTCGCTGCAGGGGTCGCTGGCCGAGGCGCTGCCCGACTACGACATGGCCATCAAGCTCGATCCGGCCTCCGC from Hyphomicrobium sp. CS1GBMeth3 includes:
- the coaBC gene encoding bifunctional phosphopantothenoylcysteine decarboxylase/phosphopantothenate--cysteine ligase CoaBC, which gives rise to MKRVLLIIGGGIAAYKCLDLIRRLNERRIAVRCVMTQGAQQFITPLAVGAISNERVATDLFDLEGEREIGHIRMAREADLVVVAPATADLMARMAQGHADDLATAVLLATRAPVLAAPAMNPAMWSHPATQRNVRQLEADGVQFIGPNAGEMAEKGEAGVGRMAEVRELVARIEELLARDSGGEFGFLNVTGTRSTRPLLAGRHVLVTSGPTHEPIDPVRYIANRSSGKQGHAIAEAARRLGARVTLISGPVQLADPEGVEVRHVETAVEMLEAVDAALPADIAVFAAAVADWRVKTPQGGKIKKAADAAPPALALVENPDILATIAKRGSRRPMLVIGFAAETQTVVENAQAKLKSKGVDWIVANDVSEENGVFGGESNRVHLVTASGVEDWPELTKAEVADALLKRAAAYLAENRESV
- the cysK gene encoding cysteine synthase A, which codes for MSEVLEIKTLNATKSWGRGRVYDDITETIGHTPLVRLQRLAKDAGAKADVLVKLEFFNPLSSVKDRIGVAMIDVLEAEGKIAPGKTVLVEPTSGNTGIGLAFVAAARGYKLLLVMPESMSIERRKILAHLGAELVLTPAAGGMPGAIDKANQLLAETPGSIQPSQFENPANPLVHEKTTAQEIWNDTQGNVDVLVIGVGTGGTLTGCGRALKTLKPSLKIIAVEPEGSPVLSGGARGPHKIQGIGAGFVPKVLDTKFIDEVVRVSNDKAFETARLLAKQEGIPGGISTGANVAVALEVAARDDLAGKTVVTFAPSSAERYFSSELFVEPSK
- a CDS encoding PDZ domain-containing protein; its protein translation is MRLRPFFVSHVLLVAGSALAVPAFAEGPRWTPLTGFLAPEVPATPTETSSFQKPNGPKGATAASLRGVATLPLKITLGRTEADGQPHGDLGVQTLAVDGDLAEALELGNGRGALVTSAASTASGAAGLLVGDIIGTIDGRVVAGPDDLLRALKATASGQQVTVEVRRAGKGAADLKKLLVERADAGTVGAAASLGRLLSLGVVLGPRNYSEAASHYLKAAEAGHLASMTRYALFAKDGIGMRKDEALAAQWFRKGADGGQDAAMTNLGSLYETGRGVKRDYGEAARWYRAAVGKGQVSAMHRLALMYETGRGVKKDDQEAVKLLRQASNKGLSEATSWLADKYEQGRGIAKDETEAFRLNQRAADQVRRSAEQGNAVATFNLGILYRIGKGVDRSDAEAAYWVVRSLKLGDKYLVAELMRNPDVLSAADRKWMQQVLRDEGTYTGPINGTFSPAVRTAMEALASKA
- the dut gene encoding dUTP diphosphatase, with amino-acid sequence MARDEGADRRAAAEAVVIRVAVLEHGKRLPLPAYQSDGAAGLDLVAAVGAKETVVIAPGARALIPTGLSLELPAGYEGQVRPRSGLALKHGVTVLNSPGTIDSDYRGEVKIILVNLGEASFAVSRGERIAQLVIAPVTQARLVRARLIGETTRGSGGFGSTKVGPAKAPRKLAKPQKTRKK